Proteins encoded by one window of Candidatus Zixiibacteriota bacterium:
- the flgG gene encoding flagellar basal-body rod protein FlgG, with the protein MIKAMRTAATGMVAQQMNVDNIANNLANVNTTGFKQAKIEFQDVLYQNLRRAGTATAIGTEVPTGLAIGYGTRASATVRQYAEGNLTPTGNPLDLAIDGDGFFQVQMPDGTTAYTRDGAFKISGDGQIVTSDGYFLLPQVSIPQDATALAVGTDGTIEVMVAGQSDPVEIGQIELARFVNPAGLLAVGRNLLTPTRASGDALTDVPTQSGLGQIDQGYLEMSNVKVVDEMVNMIVAQRAYEMNSKAIQTADDMAQIANNLKR; encoded by the coding sequence ATGATCAAAGCGATGCGGACGGCGGCGACCGGAATGGTCGCCCAGCAGATGAATGTCGACAACATCGCCAACAACCTGGCGAACGTGAATACCACGGGTTTCAAGCAGGCGAAAATCGAATTCCAGGACGTGCTCTACCAGAATCTCCGGCGGGCCGGGACGGCGACCGCGATCGGCACCGAGGTGCCCACGGGGCTGGCGATCGGGTACGGCACGCGCGCCTCGGCGACCGTCCGGCAGTACGCGGAGGGGAACCTGACCCCGACAGGAAATCCGCTCGACCTGGCGATCGACGGCGACGGGTTCTTCCAGGTGCAGATGCCGGACGGGACCACGGCCTACACGCGCGACGGGGCCTTCAAGATTTCGGGCGACGGCCAGATAGTCACTTCCGACGGATACTTCCTGCTGCCGCAGGTGTCGATCCCGCAGGATGCGACGGCGCTGGCGGTGGGCACCGACGGGACGATCGAAGTCATGGTGGCGGGGCAGAGCGATCCGGTGGAGATCGGCCAGATCGAACTGGCGCGGTTCGTCAACCCGGCCGGACTGCTCGCGGTCGGGCGCAACCTGCTCACGCCCACGCGGGCCTCGGGGGACGCCCTGACCGACGTGCCGACGCAGAGCGGGCTGGGCCAGATCGACCAGGGGTATCTCGAGATGTCGAACGTGAAAGTGGTCGATGAAATGGTCAACATGATCGTCGCCCAGCGGGCCTACGAGATGAACTCGAAGGCGATTCAGACCGCCGACGACATGGCGCAGATCGCGAACAACCTCAAGAGGTAG
- a CDS encoding flagellar hook-basal body protein yields the protein MIKGLFRSASGMLPAIKRQETIANNVANANTAGFKKDAVFTKELSRAQRKLVPVKSDWEQPMVDEVYTNFEGGSFSRTDNPLDLAIDGDGFFTVQLPDGRTALTRSGAFSINRDGLMALADGSTLLAEGGPVEVGNGKLTVTAAGQIEVDGSAVGQVRPVTTADVGALEKIGASLFAVPEGTELIPVEHAEIRQGYVEESNVDIVREMIDMIVAFREYEANARAVTTQDQSLDNLFRRVGGDG from the coding sequence ATGATCAAAGGACTCTTCAGATCAGCCTCCGGGATGCTGCCCGCCATCAAGCGGCAGGAGACCATCGCGAACAACGTCGCGAACGCCAACACCGCGGGATTCAAGAAAGACGCGGTGTTCACCAAAGAACTCTCCCGCGCCCAGCGAAAACTCGTGCCCGTCAAATCGGACTGGGAGCAGCCGATGGTGGACGAGGTGTACACGAATTTCGAAGGGGGCTCGTTCAGCCGGACGGACAATCCGCTCGACCTGGCGATCGACGGGGACGGGTTCTTCACCGTGCAGCTCCCCGATGGCCGCACCGCGCTCACGCGGTCGGGCGCGTTTTCGATCAACCGCGACGGGTTGATGGCGCTGGCCGACGGCTCGACGCTGCTGGCCGAAGGGGGGCCGGTGGAGGTCGGCAACGGAAAGCTCACCGTGACCGCGGCGGGGCAGATTGAGGTGGACGGGAGCGCGGTCGGGCAGGTCCGACCGGTGACCACGGCCGATGTGGGGGCGCTCGAGAAAATCGGGGCCTCGCTCTTCGCCGTCCCGGAGGGGACGGAGCTGATCCCGGTGGAACACGCTGAGATCCGCCAGGGGTACGTCGAAGAATCAAACGTGGATATAGTCCGCGAGATGATCGACATGATCGTGGCCTTCCGCGAATACGAGGCCAACGCGCGGGCGGTGACGACCCAGGACCAGAGCCTGGACAACCTCTTCCGGCGGGTGGGCGGCGATGGATAA
- a CDS encoding GlsB/YeaQ/YmgE family stress response membrane protein gives MLNILWYIIVGFLAGLVARAILPGADHMGFFATTAVGIVGGILGGLIGDRFSKTPSAAKFRPAGFIMSVIGAVILLIVLRLLR, from the coding sequence ATGCTCAACATTCTCTGGTACATTATCGTCGGCTTCCTGGCCGGCCTCGTCGCGCGGGCGATCCTGCCCGGCGCCGACCACATGGGCTTCTTCGCCACTACAGCCGTGGGTATTGTCGGAGGCATCCTCGGCGGTCTCATCGGCGACCGCTTCAGCAAAACCCCGAGTGCGGCCAAATTCCGTCCCGCCGGCTTTATCATGTCCGTCATCGGCGCCGTCATCTTGCTCATTGTCCTCCGGCTCCTCCGCTGA